In Geminocystis sp. NIES-3709, a single genomic region encodes these proteins:
- the bchL gene encoding ferredoxin:protochlorophyllide reductase (ATP-dependent) iron-sulfur ATP-binding protein has translation MTLTLAVYGKGGIGKSTTSCNISTALAKRGKKVLQIGCDPKHDSTFTLTGFLIPTIIDTLQEKDFHYEDIWAEDVIYKGYAGVDCVEAGGPPAGAGCGGYVVGETVKLLKELNAFDEYDVILFDVLGDVVCGGFAAPLNYADYCLIITDNGFDALFAANRIAASVREKARTHPLKLAGLIGNRTSKRDLIDKYVSHVAMPVLEILPLIEDIRVSRVKGKTLFEMAEKDPSLDYVCQYYLNIADQILALPEGVVPSEALDRELFGLLSDYYLNPPADAPKQEKDELELMMV, from the coding sequence ATGACTTTGACATTAGCAGTTTACGGAAAAGGCGGTATCGGCAAATCAACCACCAGTTGCAATATTTCTACAGCTTTGGCTAAACGGGGTAAAAAAGTATTACAAATTGGATGTGATCCAAAACATGATAGCACTTTCACTCTCACGGGTTTTTTAATTCCCACGATCATCGACACTCTACAAGAAAAAGATTTTCACTATGAAGATATTTGGGCAGAAGACGTTATTTATAAAGGTTACGCAGGTGTTGATTGTGTAGAGGCAGGTGGCCCTCCTGCTGGTGCTGGTTGTGGTGGTTATGTGGTAGGAGAAACCGTAAAACTGTTAAAAGAGTTAAACGCTTTTGATGAATATGACGTGATTTTATTTGACGTATTGGGTGACGTGGTATGCGGAGGATTTGCCGCACCTCTCAACTATGCTGACTATTGTTTAATTATCACTGACAACGGTTTTGATGCGTTATTCGCTGCCAATCGTATTGCGGCATCCGTCAGAGAAAAAGCGCGTACCCATCCCCTCAAGTTAGCTGGTTTAATCGGTAATCGCACCTCTAAACGAGATTTGATTGATAAATATGTTTCCCATGTGGCAATGCCTGTATTAGAAATTTTACCTCTGATTGAGGACATCCGAGTATCGAGAGTTAAGGGTAAAACCTTGTTTGAAATGGCGGAAAAAGATCCTAGTTTAGATTATGTTTGTCAATATTACCTTAACATTGCTGATCAGATTTTAGCTTTACCTGAAGGAGTTGTGCCTAGTGAAGCACTCGATCGAGAGTTATTTGGATTACTTTCAGATTACTACTTAAATCCTCCTGCGGATGCGCCTAAACAAGAAAAAGACGAATTAGAGTTAATGATGGTATAA